In the genome of Natronorubrum daqingense, the window GTTCTACATCGACGGGAACCTCCCGGCGTCGGTCGTCGCTCGACTCACGAATACCACGGTCGAAAGCGTCGAGCACGTCGCGTCGCTCCACGAGGAGAGCGACCACAAACGAACGCCGCCGACGGAGCCGGAACCGCTGTTCTGATCGTGTTGTACACCGTTGGGGCTCGAGGACACCTGCGTAAACCCGTAAATGAAAAGACCCCTGATAAGACCGGCTGGAGTGCTAACGCCGCAGGTTGAAGTGTCCATACACTAACCTTCGACTATCGAATCGAGCCACGCCCGCTGGCTCGCGGTTGTCGACGTATCGGCTGTATCAGTCTCGCCGCCCACACGCAGGCGGTGACGGGGAAGGGCTTCTCCTCGAGCACCCGTGAAAAACGAGCCCGTGAGTGATTACGACACCGGGAACACGAAGCGACACGACGCGTTTCGCCGAACAATGGCCGAAACGCCGACAGAACGAACGCTCGCGCGTACACTCGAGACACAGACTCACGACTGGACTCGAGTCTCTCGTTCTGACGGTCAGCGAAGACAACCGAAAATACACAGATATGATCCACGAAACGTGGTGCAAGGCGGTAGTTGACGGATGAGCCGCGCACGAAACGCACTCAGCCAATTCATCGACGAATTGGATTACGTCGTCTTCAGCGCCGGGTTCGTCGTCACGGCACTCGCAGTAGTCGTCTTCGCGTTTCGAGACGATGTGGCTGCGGCCCACATGGAGAACGCGAACGAGTTCCTGCAGGCGAACTTCGGCTGGGCGTACCTACTGGTCATGTTCGCCCTGATCGTCTTCGTCGGCTTTTTGATCTTCAGTCCGTGGGGGAACATCACCCTCGGAAAGGACGACGAGGAACCGGCGTTTAGCTTCCCCGCGTACTTCGCAATGTTGTACTCGGCGGGAATCGCCGCCGGCGTCGTCTTCTGGGGACCAGCGGAGGCGATTTTCCACTACGACGCCGTCTCGCCGTTCGTCGACGCGGAGGCCGGGTCACCCGAGGCCGCCGTCGGCGCCGTCCAGTACACCTTCTTCCACTGGGGAATCTCCGCGTGGACGGCCTACGTCGTGTTGGGCATCCCGATCGCGTACTACGCCCACCGATACGACGCGCCGATGCGCATCTCGACGATCCTCCTCCCCTGGCTCGGTGAGGACAACCTCGAGCGCCCGATCGCGAAGGCCGTCGACGTCCTCGCCGTGTTCGCGACGATCGGCGGCGTCGCGGCGACGCTCGGTTTCGTCGGCGACCAGTTTCTGACCGGCATCGAGTGGACGACCGGGACCGCCGTCGGCGACGGAGGGACGGTGCTCGTCATCACCGGACTGACCGTCGCGTTTACGATTTCCGTCGCGCTCGGGGTTCGAAAGGGAATCCGCCGGATCGCGTACTTCAACCTCGCGCTGTTCGCGGTGTTGTTGCTCGCGACCTTCGTGCTCGGACCGACGCGGTTCATCATGGCGCTCGGAACGGAGGCCCTCGGCGGCTACATCAACGACTTCATCACGATGAGTTTCTACACCGGTGCCGACGCCGCCGAGAGTTCCGCCGTCTCCGGCTGGGTCGGCGACTGGACGATTTTCTACTGGGCCTGGTGGTTCTCGTGGTCGCCCTTCGTCGGCCTGTTCATCGCCCGCATTTCGCGGGGACGGACCGTCCGTCAGGTCGCCGTCACCGGCGTTCTCGCCTCGACGAGCATTACGATCCCGTGGTTCGCGACGATGGGTGGCTCGGCCATCTTCCTCCAGCAAAACGGTGAGGCCGACATCCTCGGCGCGACCGACGTCTACGCTGAGGCCGGCGCGGGCTACCCGCTGTTCGAAGCGCTTCCACTCGGTGGCGTCCTGACCGTCATGTTCCTCCTGCTGGTGACGACGTTCTTCATCACCTCCGCCGACTCCTCGACGCTCGCCCTCGGCATGCTGACCACCGGCGGCGAGGAAGAGCCCTCGACGATCAACCGAGTCATCTGGGGCTTTCTCATCGGTGCGCTGGCCTCGCTGTTGATGGTCGTCGGCGGCGTCGACGCGTTGCAGGCGGCCGCCATCATCACCGGCGGCCCGTTCGCCATCGTCACCCTGATCGCGGTCGCCTCGATGGTGCTCGCGTTCGGGAACCGAAACGCCATCTTCCTCCGGGAGGAAGACGATATCTCCGTACCTGGCTCGGACTCGTCCGTTGAGGACTCCGTCGCGGACGACTGAGATGGGCGGTAGCGAGTAATTGCTCTGTTTTCGAACTCGAGAGTGCGTCCTCAGAGGCACCGAGTGAGCACGTAACCGGATTTGCGCCCGTGTAGCGATACTCGCTCTCTCTTTTTCTGTGGAGTGATCAGTAGGTATTTTGTCACTCGAGCGAAAGCCACGGTCGATGGTGACCGAACTGCTACTCAGTTACACCACGCTGGCGGTACTCCTCGGATTTTGTGCCGTCGTGTTCGCATCGTACCTCGGCACAATGCTCGCTCTCCGGGAGTTTCACGACTCCGATCCCGAGAATTCATCGTAACGTCACCTCGGCCGAGACCGCCAGGGAGGTGAACTCGTCGGGTCGGTGGGTTGGCACTCGAGTCACGGCGCGACTCGTCGACGCCGTTGGATGGCTACTCGTCGACGCTGCCGGACGACTGTAACAACTCGGCGGTCAGGTACTCGAGGAATTTGTCGGGATGTTCGGCGTGTGGGAGCTGGGTGGCGTAGTCGATGACGACGAGGTCGAGGTCCGCAGCCTCGGCGAGGTCGCGCCCGTCGGCCAATGGAACGAGTTCGGCGTCTCGGCCCCAGACGAGCGTCGTCGGGGTCTCGAGTGCGGCCAGCTCCGTCGCGAGGTCGAACTCCGGGTCGAGCGTTCCGGACGCGAACGACGCAGGAGCGTAGCGAGCGCCGGATTGGTGGGCGCTTTTCCAGGCGTACTCGACTTCTCGCTCGTCGATGCGGGAGGAATCGTAGTAGCCGTCGCGATCGTAGAAGTAGCGAATCGAGGGTTTGCTCGCGAGTACGTTAAAGAGCGTCGTCCCGACGACCGGTGTCCGGAGGAGGGTGCGAACCCACGGTCGCTCCTCGCCCGTCTCGGCGGTCGGGCCGACCAGGACGAGTTGCTCGATATCGGTCTCGCCTGCCGCGTCGGCGGCGAACGCCCCGGTCAACGAGGAGGCGACGACGATCGGGTCGTCGGTGACGTCGTCGACGAAATCGCGGACAAACTCGGCGTATAGCGTCGCGGAGTAGACCAACGGCGGCCGTTCGGAGCGGCCAAATCCGGGGAGGTCGACCGCGAAGACGCGGTACTCCTCGGCCAGTCGCTCGACGATCGGCTCGAACTCGTGGCTGCTCGAGCCGGCGTAGATCCCGTGCAAGAGGAGCAAATGTGGATCGTTCGGGTCGCCGGCGACAGTGTAGCTGGTCTCGATCCCTCGCCAACGATAGGTTCGTTCGATCCCGACGAGCGGGTTCTCGAGGCCGTCCGCACGGTGTTTGAGGAGTCGGTTTCCGACCACGGCCGC includes:
- a CDS encoding BCCT family transporter, with protein sequence MSRARNALSQFIDELDYVVFSAGFVVTALAVVVFAFRDDVAAAHMENANEFLQANFGWAYLLVMFALIVFVGFLIFSPWGNITLGKDDEEPAFSFPAYFAMLYSAGIAAGVVFWGPAEAIFHYDAVSPFVDAEAGSPEAAVGAVQYTFFHWGISAWTAYVVLGIPIAYYAHRYDAPMRISTILLPWLGEDNLERPIAKAVDVLAVFATIGGVAATLGFVGDQFLTGIEWTTGTAVGDGGTVLVITGLTVAFTISVALGVRKGIRRIAYFNLALFAVLLLATFVLGPTRFIMALGTEALGGYINDFITMSFYTGADAAESSAVSGWVGDWTIFYWAWWFSWSPFVGLFIARISRGRTVRQVAVTGVLASTSITIPWFATMGGSAIFLQQNGEADILGATDVYAEAGAGYPLFEALPLGGVLTVMFLLLVTTFFITSADSSTLALGMLTTGGEEEPSTINRVIWGFLIGALASLLMVVGGVDALQAAAIITGGPFAIVTLIAVASMVLAFGNRNAIFLREEDDISVPGSDSSVEDSVADD
- a CDS encoding alpha/beta fold hydrolase, with protein sequence MRLRTLLGGALGTVGAAVVGNRLLKHRADGLENPLVGIERTYRWRGIETSYTVAGDPNDPHLLLLHGIYAGSSSHEFEPIVERLAEEYRVFAVDLPGFGRSERPPLVYSATLYAEFVRDFVDDVTDDPIVVASSLTGAFAADAAGETDIEQLVLVGPTAETGEERPWVRTLLRTPVVGTTLFNVLASKPSIRYFYDRDGYYDSSRIDEREVEYAWKSAHQSGARYAPASFASGTLDPEFDLATELAALETPTTLVWGRDAELVPLADGRDLAEAADLDLVVIDYATQLPHAEHPDKFLEYLTAELLQSSGSVDE